In Brachypodium distachyon strain Bd21 chromosome 5, Brachypodium_distachyon_v3.0, whole genome shotgun sequence, the genomic window AAGGTGAGCACATCATACAACATCATGCACCAAGGCAAGTCCAAATTGTGCTCATGATATAATTTTGTGATATGTAATGACAGGTCACCATTCCAAAGGCTGCTAACGTTTGTTCAGGATTTGATGATTCTTCTGGTTGGACATTCTTTGACCTCACCTCAATATATGATGATTATGCTGATGAACCAACAACAGTTGTGGAGGCTGAATTTGTATGTTTAATTCATAGTTAATCAATTATAAACTGGCATGTAGCATTTTCCAACATGATGTATCTTACTCTTGCAAATATCATTCATTTCAGTATAACACGAGCCATCTGTTGCCACTGACTGATCAACAGATCGTTTCTGAAGCTACATCATGCCTTATTAGATGCATAGATGACTTTGAGGGGGCCACTGTGGTTCAGCAATTGGTCAGAAGATCTCCTAGATCTGTATACCACTTTCTTCCAGGTATACTTAAGTTTGATCTTATTGTAATATATGTGGCTGAAGGGAAATTACTCCTGTTAGCTTTCTGCCTTGGGAACAGCCAAGTTATCACTACCTTTAGCGATGACTGGGATTAGCTCATTACAGTTAAATTAAATAGATGACTAGTTATACACTGATACGAGTGATACTGTAGTAAGGTTCCAGAATCATAGCATCCTACTCTTGATACCTATCAGTACATATGATGGTATGGTAACATTCCAGAAGCAAAACATGCTACTCTTGGTCCCTTTTAGCGCATATGTGCATCTAATGTAACTATGGAGTGCCTCTGAGGAATAACTACCTACTTGAATCTGTGGACAAAAATGCATTGCCTGCAGGTTCTTACAAGCAGACAGTGCGGGGGACAACTTCCTTTCCGAATTTGTTTATTGCCAGTGATTGGATAGTGAACCGACATGGTTCCTTTTCGAAGGTGAGTTTTCTATGTCACAACTCTCAACTATGATTCATAGTCACTAGTATGTGTATTTATGGATTTTGTGTGTGATAGGAAAAGGCATATGTGACTGGAATTGAAGCTGCCAATATGGCAGTGGACTATTTGGTGAAGGAAACTTTGCTAAAATCATTGCTGTTGAAGGAGACGAGCCTCATATAGAGACATTGTGCAGTCTCAACAGAAGAGCCAATGAACTAAAGACTGAGATTCTTTCTCCGAGTTTTTTCTCCAATGAAATGATAGCGATTTCCTAGAGCATGACTAGTGCTATCATCATACAATTCATAGATAAAAGGTGAGCCAGTTCTTACTCTATTTACTTTTTCCCATTTATTTATCCTTCTCAGGTGGCAGGAGGATTGTAATTTTCATAGATCATGACCTTGCTATTGCCATGCAAGTTATATATCTTTCCTACTTATaaagtttggagttggtggtcgtccaTTCACTTCTTCCTGACCCTTCTCTTTTCATCTATGACAAGTTGGTTGTGCATACTCATGAGTTGAAACATCAAGCCATAACCTTCCCTTAGTTTCTTTCTTCCAATGCCTCTAATCACTAACCTCCAGGAGTTGGGGTCCATAGTATGGTATTGATCCATAGCCTGACTATCATGTTATTTTTAGCTGTAATTTTTTATTGATGGTTCCGTTGCAAAGCACGGGCACAAAGCTAGTATGTACATAAAAGGCCAGCCAGTTCTCACTTCGTTTTAttatttcatttatttattcatatTTCTTCCACAGCAGTTCTTGCTCTGAGACTGCAGATGTTTCATTCTTTTGTTAAGGTTTCTGAGTGTAACAATACTTCTATATGTTCATAGGAAAACATATTAATATTATATGTCAATCTGGCTATCTGTTTAAAAGTGCAAACTATTTATATGTAATTAGTGGATGTATAAAAGCTATGTATGAGCTCTTTATCTGTTTAAAAGTGCAAACTAGTTATCTGTTTAAAAGTATATGTAAATATGGCTATCTGTTTAAAAGTGCAAACCAGTTATCTAGCTTTCCGATGGCTTTCAGCTACTTCAGGCCGATAAAACCTAACAGAAATTTCCTCATGCCCTATTTCTTTTACCTTTCTTTTTACTGTCCATGCGACAGTGTTTCCGAATCCTGAAGGTGCACATGTGTGCACATTTTTTAAGCATGATGGTTTCCCTTTTCCTCCCCAGTTTTAAACATATTCCTTCTAAAGGAAGCTTCAACATCAGTGTACTGTTGGGGATCTCCTCTGTACAGTGGCCTTtggcctttttcttcttctcctccctttctttctttgagcCCTGTTGGGGATCGCTTTTGTTGCCTTTGTTTGTATTTGCGCTTCTTGCgctttcttcttaatgaaaatgacacgccgctcggcgtgttcgagaaaaaaaaaacatcagtgTACTTTGTTGATACTCTCGAAGAACTGCGTGACTGATTTGACCAGTAATAGGTCCTGGTTTCTTGTATGTTCAATTTCTCTTACATATGTATGATAGTTCTAAGTTTTAACTCTCTGAACACTGTATCTTCTTTTAATGCATACTGGTTATCAGCAAATACACACGTTGGTGACCATATCTGCCGAAGCAACTTGTTCTTGAGTTATACTTTACAATGTTGCTTATCTTTGCAGTATATATTGAAACATTTCTGTACAACCGTTCATCAAGAGATCCAGGAGTCTCCTCAGGTATATATTCCTTTCCTCATCATTTCCACAAACTCTTCATAGTCGATTCTCCCATCCTGTGAATCCAATGGTAACAACATTCACGCATATGTCACTAAAAAGAATTTTTAAGAAAGGCTCACCTTGTCTTTGTCAACTTCATCTAGTACTTCTTTAATATTTGCTTCATCGCCAATTCCATACTCTGTCATAGCTTGTTTAAGCTCCTCTCTTGATATGTACCTATAGTTATTATTATGCATATCGTCAATGAGTTTACACTATGGAAGAAATTCTTGACCTGTACTAGCATCAATGGAAAGCACACGTAACTGGTTTTCTCAGTGGCTGGTGAAACTTTTTGGAAGTTGACAgcttttagggtttaaattcaAACTAAGGATGAGAGGCTAAATAATAACAGAAGGAGACAATATGTGAAGGGTGTAGGTATCCTGACTTCAGAAGTTTAGTGTCACTTGTATGTCTCTTTATGGTAATGAATGCAACAAGGTATGAATTGTTAGTAAAGTTAGAATTACCCGCTGTTATCTTTGTCAAAGTGTTGAAATGCACGGATCAAATCCTCTTCCTTTTCCATCTTATGTTTATTCATCATAGCAGTCAGAAACTCAGTGTAGTCAATGCTTCCACTCTTGTCTACATCAACCTGAATCATAGTATGGTTGGTGAAATCTTCACATGCTAGACTTATGGTGAAGATTGAAACAAAGATAAGTTATCTTACCGcttccagaagcttctggacctcTGCTTCGCTAATCTTTGATCCTAACTTCGTCAAACCAATCTTTAGTTCTTCAACTGTGATTGTTCCACTCTTGTCTGTATCCATGTTGTTGAACATCTGTTTCAAGCCCTTGATTTCTTCTGGTGATAGGTTTTCTGCCATTACCTAGAGATTAAATGAAAGGAGTAGTTGGTCAGCTTAATTATCAAGATAAAGTAGCACCCTATGTTAACGCGGATTCACCTTAAGTGCTAGTTGCTTTAGCTTGTTCATTGCCTTGAATTGCTTCATTCTTAACAAGACTGCACTATCGATAGGTCTGTCAGATGCACCGCCTTCTTTCAGCCATGGGTGTTCTGCACACAGAAACGTTAATTTAGTGGCGATGACATATAAACTATAGAATTGCAGAAAAGCTCTACATTCATAACCCCAGATGGTGTACTACCTAGGGCTTGTGCTGCAGTAATACGCTTCTGGCGATCCGTATTCAACATTTGTCTGATAAGATCCTTTGCGTTTTCAGATATCGTTGGCCACGGGCTGCTACTGAAATCAAGCTGGGCCACCAGTATAGCATCAAATATCCCCTTCTCTGTTTCTGCACAGATTTGCAAATTCGGATATTTAGCCCTGCGATCGATACTGTATATAAGCAATGTAGCATGTAAACTGAAGATGTATGAATATTTACCTGCCCAGAAAGGTGGCGACCCACATAAAAGAATATACAAGATCACTCCAGCGCTCCAGACGTCAATTTCCCTCCCGTAATTTCGACGCAATACTTCTGGTGCTACATAGTATGCACTTCCCACAATATCCTTGTACACTTTTCCTGCATTTGTTAGGGGGCCCCCAAAAAATGCATTATGGTTATACGAAATGCTGAGCTGAATTGTGTAGTATGTAAATTCTTCTGCCTTGCTTTCTGCTTAACTGATTCAGAATGTAGTCCAGATCATGTAAAAGTTCGTGTCATGGTGCTGACCTTCTTCGATGAAGACGGAGAGACCGAAGTCGATGGCCTTGAgcggggcatcctcggcgGGGCTGGCGAGCAGGAAGTTCTCGGGCTTGAGGTCCCGGTGCATGACCCCCATGAAGTGGCAGACGTGGACGACGGTGAGCACGTCCCGGCACACGGCGGCCGCCTGGCGCTCGGAGTAGCTCCCTTTGGCGGTGATGCGGTCGAAGAGCTCCCCGCCGGAGCAGAACTCCATGACGAGGTGCACGCTCTCGCCGTCCTCGAAGGCGCCCCTGAACTCGGCGATGTTGGGCTGCCCGCTGAGGTGCTGCAGGATGGTCACCTCCCGGCGGATGTCCTCCACGTCCGCCCGCCGCAGCAGCTTCCGCTTGGACACCGACTTGCAGGCGTACTTGAGCCCCGTGGCGCGCTCCGTGCACAGGTACGTCGTCCCGAACTGCCCGCTCCCAAGCTTCCGCTCCAGGTTGTACTGCGACCGGACGTCCACCATCGGCCTCTGCAGCACCGGGCCCATCGCGCCCCCGGCCTTCCGGGACTGGGACACCCCCGTCAGGGAGCTCGGCAGCGCCGGCcgcccggacggcggcggcgcctgctTCGGGAACGTCGGCAGCCGCCACGACGTCGGCGGCCGGTCCTGCCCCTTGCTGcgctggccggcggcgggcggcggcgggtggttGCCGAACGTCGGCGGCCGCTCCATCGTCCCCGACGTGATGGGTATCTCCATCTCGTACGTCTTGGCGCAGCAGTTCCCCATGGTTATGCtcccgtcttcttcttcttctttccgcCTCTCGCCCTTTAATTTCTTCGGGGAACGAACGAATGCGATGGTCTCAGCTCCGGGTCTCTGGGACGGAGGTTTTGAAGAAGCTGGGGCTTTTGCACGAGGAGAAGGAAGACGGCGGGAGCGCGGCAGGGCTTTGGCGTGATCGAGGCTGATGCCTGTCCCCTTTTGCGCGTTGCTTTTGGTCCGGGGTTTGAGCTTTATGCGTTGTTTGGTTCTCGTGAGAGGGAAAGCGTGATTCAAAGTAAGTAAGCCTCGGAATCACGCTACCTTATGCTGCCAGCGCCAGCTGATCTTATTCGCTGCCGGTGACGCAGAAACAACGGCGCGCGGTCAAACTATTCTGGTTTTTCATCGGATGAACGTGTTTTACACAACTTCACTGTGGCGGCCTGAGTCTTGACTTGATATCTTCCTATTGTTCGTGGTTGCAAACATGTCCTAACCTGGCCTAACATGGGActacttagaaatagttactCCCATTTTGAATTCACAGTCAACATGGCCGGTGcacggcggcacggcggctTCCTATCGTGATGGCTCGGTTGGATCTAGATCTTTTTGTTCCATGCCTAAGTGGGCTGGTAGGTCAATCTGAGGGCATCTGTTGCTGGTGGAGGACATCGTTGGGTGGTCGGGCCCGGGCTGAGGCTTGGCCGCTTGGGCTTTGAGAATGACGATGCAGAGCTAGGTGAAGACAATATCCAATATCTCTGGATTGTGTTGGGACCCCGGAGATGCCTAGCTTCCTTGTCGAAGACGACATTGTGTTCTTTTTTGGACGTGCGACCGTGAGCAGTCCGTGTGGTCACATTGTGATATGTGCGGAAACTAAAATGGTGGTGAGCAGAGTAGGGTCGCGACATGGCATTTGTTGTCGACCAATGGTCTTTTGGTTTTATCTTGtaacatttttgttgttgtcgtGATGGTGTCATGGCAGATGTCATAGGATGTTTTATGTttgggccgatggacgaatgaggaaccggaggaggaaggacgtgatgagaaacacgcacaaacacacGAGCATACACATATTTATCCAGGTTCGGAgtcctcttgtcgaggtaagactcctactcctacaTTGTTGTACAAGCCGAGATACCaagatctacaatggtgctccttgagcagttttcttgagtaagaagaagaagaagaaggggaaaaccctagatgtaAAAGTGCGGGGGAGATCCTTTTTCAAAGATGGGTAGTGCTCTTATTTATggaccgcccatgtcacactgacatgtggaccaaaggctaacgttatcttctacGGGCCTCGCCGGGCACGcgccttggttccctccgggtagCACCACAGGGGACAaaacaactttacttttcttGGCATCTGGCAGCAAGTGCTGCAGCCTCCTGCCAGCCTCCGTCATTGATTCTCTTTCAATGCTTCTTTGCGTAGTCGCCTGGCACCACAACGTAAGTAGCGACTGCTTTCCAGTGATAAAGAAAGTGTTGATTTACTTTGCACCATGTGATGAGGATAAAACCGTTGAGACATCTCGGCGCTAGCTGAGATCAGAGTACtcatccttatcctgcaatcacataagacaagatagattTGCCGACATACACTCGGTATGTCGGCTTAGTATTAGCTCGGCTTAAGGATACCGGCGTACATGCCTGTGCCGGCTtctttgccttcgtcatctcggctaacGTGTGTCGTCCTGACACTACCCGGGGTCGTCCCCCCGACAGTTGTGTAGCGGAGTTGGAATTGTACTATTGCAGGCCTCTTCTTTGTCCGTTCCTAGTGAAGTCAGAGTCGTTGTTCCGGGGTGTCGAAGATGTCTGCCGGAGGTGGTTTTATTTTCAGTAATCTCCAACGCAAGGCTTCCAACTTCCAACCTGCACTCTACGAAGCTCGTCAACGATACCATAGTTGCATTGTCCTTTGTGCGTTGTTGAAGTGAGGGTTATGTTGGTGGTCATCTATAGTGAAGTCAGAGTCGCTAGGTCGACGGACTGATGACGATGACAACCACATGCAACCTTGACGGTGCTCTTTTTCTCGGCGGCGTTTGTGTAGTGCGTTTTGGTAGCAAGATCAGTCGTCTTGTATGCTATCTTGTTTCTGACATTGTGGACATGTTGTACCAATTTTTTGCTAATGAAAAATGTACGTTGAAATTTAATAGCTTGGAGCAAATTGTTACTCTCCTTTAGAACCACATATCCTTCTCATTTTGTTGTTCAATACCAGGGCAGATCACCTGAACCTCAACACTATAAACTCCTTCTGATCTGACCAAAGAAAAAGACCAGTTTCTGTGAAGCTTGGCCAACACTGCAAAACCAAAAAAGGACATGTGAGGTGATTGCAGTCAAAGGTAAGGAAGCACTTTCCGTGATCAGTACTTGTTATAATATTAACAGCTTTGATTTACTGAATAGAAACAAatgctagtatatatatacttgtCGGTGTGACGGAGAGAGATCATTTTGCTTGTTGACGCAAACTGAGTCTTATTCTTTACCACAAAAACTTCAGAGTACTCCAACCTCTGTGATCCTTGCTTTGGCTACACTCCATTATCTTACAAGGTATTGACTCAGGCAACGACACATAAACAACACCCAACCGATGGGCGGCGGTTGAGAAGAGTAGAAGGAATGGGACCCAACTCCCAACCTGTCCTTCTCCGATCAACTGTAGCTCCTATGACTTTCTGATTTGTGACTTCAGTTTGATCAGTAGGTGATGCATGATCCTACTCCTGAAAGAACTATATATGAGCTGACCCGGTATCCCTGTTGCTTGCACTTGCGCCTCGGTCTCAACCTAGGAAAGAGGAGCTCCAAAGAAAAGACACCAGGTTCAGGAAAGATGGCGTTCCCAGCTTACAGCATCACCAGGGCAGAGATCAATGGCTTCTGGAGGAGAAAGGAGACGGAAGAAGAGGAGCGACGCCTTGCTGCCGAGAAGGAGGCTGCAAGAACCAAAGCCAAGGCGCTTAAGGTCAGTCCTTGCTACTGATCTTGTACAGCCGTACTTCCTTTTGCAGAAACGGGTTTGCTTTTTTTCTCTGTCTGTTCTGGATTGTTGTTCTCTTCTCctttgatgaaaaaaaagagctcCTGCCATTTACGTCTAAAAAAAGTCCTTGTTATCGAATATCGATCCACTGTATTTTCCAGTTCCAACTTCCTTGTCAGCAAGTTTCGGTATGTTCAACGACAACGAAAAGTTCTGTTTCCATGATTCGATCCTCTCTCTTGTTAGTTGTTACGGTCGTGAAACTTGTGACTTCGATTTTTTGTCTAAATGTAATAAGTTAACATGTTTGAGGagtgtttgaattttttgaaagcaGATGGAAGATTACATGCTTTTCGAGCAAATGATAAGGGAGATTCTCAAGGAGGGGAACGAAGGAGACGGGGCAAGGAGGACTGAGACAGGCATCACAAAGAACAGCAAGATGGTGGGCATTGCCGCCAGTGGCGCCGAGGCACGGATTGGCATCAAGCACTGGTATCCTCTTCTCGAAATTGCATGTTATCTTTCTAGCACCGAGAGTGCGTCCCTTTCTAAACAGCGTGTGATACCGGCAACCGGTGCTGTGTGGGGAACAATCTGTATCCCACTCTATCCAATTCCGAAGTTGGATGTGTCCTGTCACAACTCACTGTGCCATATATTAGGGTCAACTAACATATGGAAGAGAAGCACCATAAGCTAGGATATACATGGAAAAATGTGTCTGGTGATCCATCTTACGCTACTATACCAACGTGACTCTTTTTTGTACATATGTTATATACGCTTAACGTCCTTGAGGAAGCTTTCATAGTATTTTAGGTACATGACTGCATGTGAATATGACAAACAAACCATGTTCTCCCACTGGCTGCAGGTGGAAAAGAAGCACTTATGCTTATCTAAATGAACCAGCAGTGACGACATCAACGGATGAGAACGGCAGAACCAAACACGCCATCATATATTTTCCACAAGAGAGATGTGTGAGAGTCTGCTCATCAGTTCCTACTGCTTCTGTCATCTTCTAAGTATTTATGCCAAGGATAAGCCGAGACATACGAACAAATCAGAAAAGATGGGTGTCAAAGGGGCGAAATAAGTTACATTAACTGTTCCCGATTAAGTGTACAAGCATGTCTGTCTGAATGCTACTCATGAAATTAAGTCTTCTGGATAACCTTGTTGCTCTGCAGTCTGctgtttttatttgtttattaTGTATGAGTAACTTTCAAAACAATTTTCCTTGCTGCTTGCCTCGTTCGTCCTCgtggaacaacaacaaaatagtGTACTGCAGTACAAACGATTTacagcacacacaaaaaacagGGAAGAATCCAAACCATGTCTTGTTTCAAGGATCTCTGTGTTCTGAGAATTGTTtacgtacttcctccgtcttcAAATAAGTGTATCTCTAACTCTTGTCCTAAATCAAAAGATTTAAACTTTGACTAACTTTattgaaaaaaatagtaaTATACGTAACATCAAATCAGTATAATATGAAACTATATTTCAAAACGAATCTAAAAATACTAAATTGATGTCATAaatcaaactttaaaatatGTGACTTAAGATAAGACTAGAGTCTAGAAGTACACTTGAGACGGAGGGACTACGTCAGCAGCTATCGTCCTTGGCAACCAGTATCTCGTGTAAGAGAGACCGAGAGAGGCCTTGCCTTGCCGGGCAAGTGGTGTGCGGCTGCCGGCTGAAGGCTGATGTTAACGTTTGCCTGCACAGGAGAAGCGAACATCAATTCAAACCGAGTAACCGacatgcgtgcgtgcatggCAATGGCACGGCCCAACAATGCAAAACGAGCAAATGCGAGGAAGGGAAATTCTGGCCGATCGAGTGGCTGCCCGTCTGGATCGCGCGTACCAAACGCGCCCGAAATAACCAGCACTACTAGCCCACCACACTTGGCCACCAGCACTAGCCCACCACCCCAGCGGCCCAACCCGGCCAGCTTAACTTTCTCGCCGTTAGTTGCGGATGGCATTTCCGGCGCCTCAGCCCTCGGGATATATACAGCAGTAGCACGCACGAGGCTCCCCGGGACCCCGTAGACGCATGTCGCTAAAAATTTCCAGCCAGCGCCGGCCGACGAACACGAGCCGAGCCGAAACTTTCTGTATCCTGTTCGCGTTATCCCTGAACGTTTTTGGCCACGGGCCGGCcgggtgcatgcatgcactcgtgcgtgcgtgcggcCGTGTTAAGATTTTCCGTCGCGTGAGCTTACGCGCCCCGCGGGGTGCGCGCGTCCGCCCGAGCATCCGGCGCCCCGCGTGCGGAAACGTACGAACCAGCGGCGCCTCTCGGCCGGCCGGGGTTGCTGGCTTAGCTCTCCGGCGGGTGGTTCTCTACGCCCGGCGCGATGAGCGGCAGCGTcaagtcgtcgtcgtcgcagtCCGCGGGCTCGTTCGACTTCGACGTCCAGGACAGCGACCGCCGTCGGGAGGTCGTCGTCAAGATCGACCCTGATGGCGGCGCCTGCAGCGCTAGCAGCGCGCTTCCTGGGACGTCGTCCACCTCGCCCAGCAGCGCCGGCGACTCGTTCAGCTTCAAGAACAACCGCCCACAGCCGCACCCGGCCACGCCGAGCGCCGGGGCCGGGGAATGCGGCGATGGCGATGACCCGGCGGGCCGCCTCATCGGCAACTTCCTCCGGaagcaggccgccgccggctgcgagCTCTCCCTGGACCCGGACCTCGAGGTGGTCGAGGAGCCGAGGCAATCCcgccccccgcgcgcgcccacgtCCTCCATCTCCACTTCCCGGGAGCTCCGCGTCTCCTTCCAAGACCCCCAGAATCGGAACAATCCGGACACCGCCGAGGTGCTACGCTGCACGTCGACGTCGACCGGCGGGGCCTCCAACACGCTGTTCGCCCGCAGCAAGACGCGGTCCCGGCTCAtggacccgccgccgccgtccacggCGAACGTCGAGGACCAGCGCAACGACCGCAAGTCGTTCGTGATGAAGGGCCCGCCCAAGTCCGGGCAGCTGCGGTCGGGCCTGATCGGGAAATCCGGCCTGATCGGCATGTCAGGCCCCATCGGCAAGTCCGGGGGCTCGTtcgacaacgacgacgacgacgacccgTTCGTGGACGAGGGGCTGACCGCGGACCTGAAGCGCGAGACGGTGGACTGCCTCATCATCTTCGAGTGGATCGGGCTGGTGGTCAtcgtggcgctgctggtcTGCAGCCTCACCATCCCGAGCCTGTCCGGGGAGAAGCTCTCCGGGCTGCACCTCTGGAAGTGGGAGCTCCTGGTGCTGGTGCTCATCTGCGGGCGGCTCGTGTCGGGGTGGATCATCCGCGTAGCCGTCTTCTTCGTGGAGCGCAACTTCATGCTCAGGAAGAAGGTGCTCTACTTCGTCTACGGCGTGCGCCGGGCCGTCCGGAACGTGCTCTGGCTCGGCGTGGCGCTCGTGTCCTGGCACTTCCTCTTCGACAACGACGCCAAGCGGGAGATGGAGACCCCCGTGCTGCCGTACGTCACCAAGGTGCTCTGCTGCCTGCTTGTGGCCACCGTGATCCGGCTCGTCAAGACGCTGCTGCTCAAGGTgctcgcctcctccttccacgTCTCCACCTACTTCGACCGGATCCAGGACGCGCTCTTCAACCAGTACGTCATCGAGACGCTCTCTGGCCCGCCGCTGGTGGACGAGAGCCGTATGATCGCCGAGGTGCACAGGCTGCAGGGCGCGGCCGTGCCGGGCCAGGAAGCGGCGGCCATGCCGGCTCCCGTGCCGCCCaagggcgcgcgcgcggcgtccAAGCGAGGAGGGCTCAGCAGCAAGCAGCTGCAGAGGCAGAAGACGGACCGGCATAATTTCGACGAAGGGATCTCGATTGACCAGCTTAACAGGCTCAGCCAGAAGAACATCTCTGCGTGGAGCATgaagaggatgatgaggattGTCCGGTACGGGGCGCTGACCACCATGGACGAGCAGATCAAGCATGCGACGGGCCAGGAGGACGAGCTGGCCACGCAGATCCACAGTGAGCACGAGGCCAGGGTTGCTGCCAAGAGGATCTTCCACAATGTCGCTAAAACTGGATCCAAGTGAGCATCACCCCTCTTTAATTGCTCTCTTCGTTTCGCTTTTAGTtgagtcttttttttcctgtacTAATGCGAAGCTCTCTTAAGGTCACGAAGACGAAATTTTGTTGTCACGGTGAAAATTAATTTTGGTGTcttatttaaaaataaaaataataataataatttggTCTCTCATTTGAGAGCGACGTCTGCAAATAGCACTTGGACTCAAAATCATATACATTTGATCTTTCAATTAGCAAAACCGGATATTTGTTGGTCCTTCTTTTGGATTTGAATGATTTTGACTGCACTTGGCGTCAAGTTATCCGAAACTTTCGACGTCATATGCCATGATAGCGTCGGGTTTCCTCCTAGAAATGGTCCACGGACTCGAATCATGTACGTTTGATCACTCAACCGTAGTACATTGTGACATCCGACGTGGAAAATTCCGAGAAAAACCGCTCCACGTGAAATCCAAACTATTCGAGTGCAGGACATCGACCAAAAGTATCCGATTTTGCATGAGAGACCAATTTATACGGTTTCGAGTTCAAAGACCATTTCTAGTCTTCACCGCCAATTTCGGGACCAAAAATAtactctctctcttttctctgttttaaatggtgttttttttaagttttaaaTGGTGTTTTTGGCGCTCACACAATTCTTACTTGATGGCGAACGATATTACAGGCACATATACTTGTCGGATTTGATGCGATTCATGAGGCAGGAGGAGGCTCTGAAAGCAATGGATCTCTTTGAAGGAGCGAAGGAGAACAACAGGGTCAGCAAGAGGTCACTCAAGAACTGGGTGGTAAATACACTCTTGACTTACCTATGGGAGCTCTGACCTCGTGTGACACCGCTTATTACGGATCTCCAGGTGACCAACGTGTGTTCGTTTCTGCATGCAGGTGAACGCCTTCAGGGAGCGCAAAGCTTTGGCCCTGACACTAAACGACACCAAGACCGCGGTGAACACGCTCCACCATATGGCCAACGTCGTGGTGGCCCTCGTCGTGTTCGCGCTCTGGCTCCTCATCCTGGAGATCGCCACGACAcgcttcttcgtcttcctcagCTCGCAGCTCCTGGTCGCGGTCTTCATGTTCGGCAACACGCTCAAGACCATCTTCGAGGCGATCGTGTTCCTGTTCGTGATGCACCCTTTTGATGTCGGCGACCGTTGCGAAGTCGATGGAATGCAGGTTAATTTTGgaatatctctctctctctctctacctTTGTGCTTATTTACTGAACTGACAAAATGATTCGGGCTAATTGACAACATGGCTGAATATCAGGTGGTCGTTGAGGAAATGAACATCATGACGACGATCTTCCTCAGATTTGACAACCTCAAGATTTACTATCCAAACAGTGTTCTAGCTACATTGCCCATTATGAATTACTACCGGAGTCCTGATATGGGAGACGCGGTTGACTTCTCTGTTCATGTTGCTACACCCGCGGAGAAACTAGCCCTCATGAAGGAAAGGCTATTGCAGTATGTGCCATTGATCTTGCCTCAtttttcatattattttttgagaaCCCA contains:
- the LOC100830491 gene encoding calcium-dependent protein kinase 12, whose amino-acid sequence is MGNCCAKTYEMEIPITSGTMERPPTFGNHPPPPAAGQRSKGQDRPPTSWRLPTFPKQAPPPSGRPALPSSLTGVSQSRKAGGAMGPVLQRPMVDVRSQYNLERKLGSGQFGTTYLCTERATGLKYACKSVSKRKLLRRADVEDIRREVTILQHLSGQPNIAEFRGAFEDGESVHLVMEFCSGGELFDRITAKGSYSERQAAAVCRDVLTVVHVCHFMGVMHRDLKPENFLLASPAEDAPLKAIDFGLSVFIEEGKVYKDIVGSAYYVAPEVLRRNYGREIDVWSAGVILYILLCGSPPFWAETEKGIFDAILVAQLDFSSSPWPTISENAKDLIRQMLNTDRQKRITAAQALEHPWLKEGGASDRPIDSAVLLRMKQFKAMNKLKQLALKVMAENLSPEEIKGLKQMFNNMDTDKSGTITVEELKIGLTKLGSKISEAEVQKLLEAVDVDKSGSIDYTEFLTAMMNKHKMEKEEDLIRAFQHFDKDNSGYISREELKQAMTEYGIGDEANIKEVLDEVDKDKDGRIDYEEFVEMMRKGIYT
- the LOC100821464 gene encoding uncharacterized protein LOC100821464; its protein translation is MAFPAYSITRAEINGFWRRKETEEEERRLAAEKEAARTKAKALKMEDYMLFEQMIREILKEGNEGDGARRTETGITKNSKMVGIAASGAEARIGIKHWWKRSTYAYLNEPAVTTSTDENGRTKHAIIYFPQERCVRVCSSVPTASVIF
- the LOC100830799 gene encoding mechanosensitive ion channel protein 5 yields the protein MSGSVKSSSSQSAGSFDFDVQDSDRRREVVVKIDPDGGACSASSALPGTSSTSPSSAGDSFSFKNNRPQPHPATPSAGAGECGDGDDPAGRLIGNFLRKQAAAGCELSLDPDLEVVEEPRQSRPPRAPTSSISTSRELRVSFQDPQNRNNPDTAEVLRCTSTSTGGASNTLFARSKTRSRLMDPPPPSTANVEDQRNDRKSFVMKGPPKSGQLRSGLIGKSGLIGMSGPIGKSGGSFDNDDDDDPFVDEGLTADLKRETVDCLIIFEWIGLVVIVALLVCSLTIPSLSGEKLSGLHLWKWELLVLVLICGRLVSGWIIRVAVFFVERNFMLRKKVLYFVYGVRRAVRNVLWLGVALVSWHFLFDNDAKREMETPVLPYVTKVLCCLLVATVIRLVKTLLLKVLASSFHVSTYFDRIQDALFNQYVIETLSGPPLVDESRMIAEVHRLQGAAVPGQEAAAMPAPVPPKGARAASKRGGLSSKQLQRQKTDRHNFDEGISIDQLNRLSQKNISAWSMKRMMRIVRYGALTTMDEQIKHATGQEDELATQIHSEHEARVAAKRIFHNVAKTGSKHIYLSDLMRFMRQEEALKAMDLFEGAKENNRVSKRSLKNWVVNAFRERKALALTLNDTKTAVNTLHHMANVVVALVVFALWLLILEIATTRFFVFLSSQLLVAVFMFGNTLKTIFEAIVFLFVMHPFDVGDRCEVDGMQVVVEEMNIMTTIFLRFDNLKIYYPNSVLATLPIMNYYRSPDMGDAVDFSVHVATPAEKLALMKERLLHYLDNKKEHWYPGSMVVLRDIDDTNRLKISIWCRHTINFQDMGMRFERRELILQEMMKILRDLDIEYRMLPLDINIRNAPPIQSTRMPTTWTTHI